A window of the Rhodoferax sp. GW822-FHT02A01 genome harbors these coding sequences:
- a CDS encoding peptidylprolyl isomerase, whose translation MNTSQASTHGCGGTGTCGCGAKANQAAEAASAQPVAAINGITLHTPGNRPDEDTLRERAYTELLRQQAVQAGLLPRKAVLTAPELDDAERAVLESMVDAAVQVPQPTAQECRRYFEARQSQFVVGQAVHMRHILFAVTAGVNVQALTVHAEKALISLLGKNVPVDLFGKLAAELSNCPTSTQGGDLGWVGPDDCAPELAQVLFFQTETPVGLGVQPRLIHSRYGFHIIDVLERRDGRTLDYDEVRERVAAQLAMQSRAKALHQYMSLLVGQALVEGVELNSADSPLVQ comes from the coding sequence ATGAACACCTCCCAAGCAAGCACCCACGGCTGCGGCGGCACAGGCACCTGCGGTTGCGGCGCCAAGGCCAATCAAGCGGCAGAAGCTGCCAGCGCACAGCCGGTGGCCGCCATCAACGGCATCACATTGCATACGCCCGGCAACCGCCCCGACGAAGACACCCTGCGCGAGCGCGCCTATACCGAACTGCTGCGCCAGCAGGCCGTGCAGGCCGGTCTGCTGCCACGCAAGGCCGTGCTCACTGCGCCGGAGCTGGATGACGCCGAGCGCGCGGTGCTGGAGTCCATGGTGGATGCCGCGGTGCAGGTGCCACAACCCACTGCGCAGGAATGCCGACGCTACTTCGAGGCGCGTCAGTCGCAGTTCGTGGTGGGGCAGGCGGTGCACATGCGCCACATCCTGTTTGCGGTGACCGCCGGTGTGAATGTGCAGGCGCTCACGGTGCATGCGGAAAAGGCGCTGATCAGCCTGCTGGGCAAGAACGTGCCGGTGGACCTGTTTGGCAAGCTGGCCGCCGAACTGTCCAACTGCCCGACCAGCACCCAGGGCGGTGACCTGGGTTGGGTGGGGCCGGACGACTGCGCGCCGGAGCTGGCGCAGGTGCTGTTCTTCCAGACGGAGACACCCGTGGGCCTGGGCGTGCAGCCACGCCTCATCCACAGCCGCTATGGCTTTCACATCATCGACGTGCTGGAGCGCCGCGATGGACGCACGCTGGATTACGACGAAGTGCGCGAGCGCGTGGCGGCGCAGCTGGCCATGCAATCGCGTGCCAAGGCGCTGCACCAGTACATGAGCCTGCTGGTGGGGCAGGCCCTGGTGGAAGGTGTTGAACTGAACTCTGCGGATTCGCCTCTGGTGCAGTGA
- the narI gene encoding respiratory nitrate reductase subunit gamma translates to MTYLDNLLFGYYPYICLTIFLLGSLVRFDRDQYTWKSDSSQLLRAGQLRWGSNLFHVGVLFLLMGHTVGMLTPHFIYEPFISAGNKQIMAMVSGGAFGVLGFIGVSLLLHRRLSDERIRINSKTSDIVLLVLLWLQLALGLATIPLSAEHLDGSMMMKLAGWAQHIVTFRAGAPELLAEASIVFKLHMFLGMTIFLVFPFTRLVHVWSGFGAAAYLVRPYQLVRSRRVGLVEREPLSRSAR, encoded by the coding sequence ATGACCTACCTCGACAACCTGCTGTTCGGCTACTACCCGTACATCTGTCTGACCATCTTTCTGCTGGGCAGCCTGGTCCGCTTCGACCGCGACCAGTACACCTGGAAGAGCGACTCTTCGCAGCTGCTGCGTGCAGGCCAGCTGCGCTGGGGCAGCAACCTCTTCCACGTCGGCGTGCTGTTCCTGCTGATGGGCCACACCGTGGGCATGCTCACACCCCACTTCATTTATGAGCCCTTCATCAGCGCCGGCAACAAGCAGATCATGGCCATGGTGTCTGGTGGTGCGTTTGGGGTGCTGGGCTTCATCGGCGTGAGCCTGCTGCTGCACCGCCGCCTGAGCGACGAGCGCATCCGCATCAACTCCAAGACCAGTGACATCGTGCTGCTGGTGCTGCTGTGGCTGCAACTGGCACTGGGCCTGGCCACCATCCCGCTGTCGGCGGAGCATCTGGATGGCAGCATGATGATGAAGCTGGCCGGCTGGGCACAACACATCGTGACCTTCCGCGCCGGTGCGCCAGAGCTGTTGGCAGAGGCCAGCATCGTGTTCAAGCTGCACATGTTCCTGGGCATGACCATCTTTCTGGTCTTTCCGTTTACCCGTCTGGTGCATGTGTGGAGTGGCTTTGGTGCTGCGGCGTATCTGGTGCGTCCTTACCAGCTGGTGCGCAGCCGACGCGTGGGGCTGGTGGAGCGTGAGCCATTGAGCCGTAGTGCTCGCTGA
- a CDS encoding nitrate reductase subunit alpha, with protein MSHFLDRLSHFSAPKESFSDGHGVTTGEDRTWEDAYRDRWAHDKIVRSTHGVNCTGSCSWKIYVKGGIVTWETQQTDYPRTRADLPNHEPRGCARGASYSWYLYSANRVKYPMVRARLLTQWRAALAVAKDPVNAWASIVENNDARSQWVKQRGLGGFVRSTWDEVNQLIASANVYTAKKYGPDRVIGFSPIPAMSMVSYAAGSRYLSLIGGVCMSFYDWYCDLPPASPQVWGEQTDVPESADWYNSTFIIAWGSNVPQTRTPDAHFFTEVRYKGAKTVAITPDYAEISKLADLWMHPKQGTDAAVAMAMGHVILKEFYFGERDERRAAPSESVPLGGKAPQGAQGGYRSQYFDNYVRRYTDMPNLVQLEERKLPDGRTVLVPGAYLRASDFNGKLGQANNPEWKTLALDENDKVVVPNGSIGFRWGAEGRADVGKWNLEDKEARNGSDVRLKLSLMEGAQPDYEVGDVGFPYFGGIDTPNFSANKQGQAVDDILVRKVPVRRIKLGKAGEERYALIATVFDLTVANYGVARGIPGENAALNYDDDVPYTPAWQEKITGVKRDQVIAVARQFADNADKTQGKSMVIIGAAMNHWYHSDMNYRGIINMLMMCGCIGQSGGGWAHYVGQEKLRPQTGWTALAFALDWVRPPRQMNSTSFFYAHTDQWRYEKLGVEEILSPLADKSKYGGSLIDYNVRAERMGWLPSAPQLQTNSFQVVKDATAAGMDPKDYVVQSLKDGSLKMSCEDPDHPANWPRNMFVWRSNLLGSSGKGHEYFMKHLLGTTHGVQGKDLGKDDAKPAEVQWHKDAPEGKLDLLVTLDFRMSTTCLYSDIVLPTATWYEKNDLNTSDMHPFIHPLSTAVDPAWQSKSDWEIYKGFAEAYSKVCVGHLGVEKEVVLTPLMHDTPSELAQPFGVKDWKRGECDLIPGKTAPQIAVIERDYPNTFKRFTALGPLMDKVGNGGKGIGWDTKTEVKQLGDLNGRVHAEGVTKGMAKIESDIDACEVVLQLAPETNGHVAVKAWEALSKITGRDHTHLAIHREDEKIRFRDIQAQPRKIISSPTWSGIESETVSYNAGYTNVHELIPWRTLTGRQHFYLDHPWMIAFGEGLTSYRPPVDLKTVGDIMDRKPNGNKEISLNFITPHQKWGIHSTYTDNLMMLTLNRGGPVIWLSEDDAKVAGIVDNDWVELFNTNGAIAARAVVSQRVNPGMVLMYHAQEKIINTPGAEITGTRGGIHNSVTRIVTKPTHMIGGYAQFSYGFNYYGTIGTNRDEFVVVRKMRKIDWLDGEAPATIQA; from the coding sequence ATGAGCCACTTCCTGGACCGCCTGAGCCACTTCTCGGCCCCCAAAGAAAGCTTTTCCGACGGCCACGGCGTCACCACCGGTGAAGACCGCACCTGGGAAGACGCCTACCGCGACCGCTGGGCACACGACAAGATCGTGCGCAGCACCCATGGCGTGAACTGCACTGGTTCCTGCTCGTGGAAGATCTACGTCAAGGGTGGCATCGTCACCTGGGAAACCCAGCAGACCGACTACCCCCGCACCCGCGCCGACTTGCCCAACCACGAACCCCGTGGCTGTGCCCGTGGCGCGTCGTACTCGTGGTACCTGTACAGCGCCAACCGCGTCAAATACCCCATGGTGCGTGCCCGCCTGCTTACGCAATGGCGTGCGGCGCTGGCTGTCGCCAAGGACCCGGTGAATGCCTGGGCCAGCATCGTGGAGAACAACGATGCGCGCAGCCAGTGGGTCAAGCAGCGTGGCCTGGGTGGCTTTGTGCGCAGCACCTGGGATGAAGTGAACCAGCTCATCGCCAGCGCCAACGTCTACACCGCCAAGAAATACGGCCCGGACCGCGTGATCGGCTTCTCGCCCATTCCCGCCATGAGCATGGTGAGCTATGCCGCCGGTAGCCGCTACCTGAGCCTGATCGGTGGCGTGTGCATGAGCTTCTATGACTGGTATTGCGACCTGCCACCGGCCAGCCCGCAGGTCTGGGGTGAGCAGACCGACGTGCCGGAGTCGGCCGACTGGTACAACTCCACCTTCATCATCGCCTGGGGCTCCAACGTGCCGCAGACGCGCACACCGGATGCCCACTTCTTCACCGAGGTGCGCTACAAGGGCGCCAAGACGGTGGCCATCACGCCCGACTATGCCGAGATCAGCAAGCTGGCCGACCTGTGGATGCACCCCAAGCAAGGCACCGATGCCGCTGTGGCCATGGCCATGGGCCATGTGATCCTCAAGGAGTTCTACTTCGGCGAGCGGGACGAGCGCCGGGCCGCCCCAAGCGAGTCCGTCCCCCTTGGGGGGAAGGCGCCGCAAGGCGCACAGGGGGGCTATCGATCTCAGTACTTTGATAACTACGTGCGCCGCTACACCGACATGCCCAACCTCGTGCAGCTCGAAGAGCGCAAGCTGCCGGATGGCCGTACCGTGTTGGTGCCCGGCGCCTATCTGCGTGCCAGTGACTTCAACGGCAAGCTGGGTCAGGCCAACAATCCTGAGTGGAAGACGCTGGCGCTGGACGAGAACGATAAGGTCGTGGTGCCCAACGGTTCCATTGGTTTCCGCTGGGGCGCCGAAGGCCGCGCCGACGTGGGCAAATGGAATCTGGAAGACAAGGAAGCACGCAATGGCAGCGACGTACGGCTCAAGCTCAGCCTGATGGAGGGCGCGCAGCCTGACTACGAAGTGGGCGACGTGGGCTTCCCGTACTTTGGTGGCATCGATACACCCAACTTCAGCGCCAACAAGCAGGGCCAGGCGGTGGACGACATTCTGGTGCGCAAGGTGCCGGTGCGTCGCATCAAGCTGGGCAAGGCCGGCGAAGAACGCTATGCGCTGATCGCCACTGTGTTTGATCTGACCGTGGCCAACTACGGCGTGGCCCGTGGCATCCCCGGTGAGAACGCCGCCCTCAACTACGACGACGACGTGCCCTACACCCCCGCCTGGCAGGAGAAGATCACCGGCGTCAAGCGCGACCAGGTGATTGCCGTGGCGCGCCAGTTTGCCGACAACGCCGATAAGACCCAGGGCAAGTCCATGGTCATCATCGGTGCGGCCATGAATCACTGGTACCACAGTGACATGAACTACCGCGGCATCATCAACATGCTGATGATGTGCGGCTGCATAGGCCAGAGCGGCGGCGGCTGGGCCCATTACGTGGGCCAGGAAAAACTGCGCCCGCAAACCGGCTGGACCGCACTGGCCTTTGCCCTGGACTGGGTGCGCCCACCCCGGCAGATGAACAGCACCAGCTTCTTCTACGCCCACACCGACCAGTGGCGCTACGAGAAACTGGGTGTGGAGGAAATCCTCTCGCCGCTGGCCGACAAGAGCAAATACGGTGGCAGCCTGATCGACTACAACGTGCGCGCCGAACGCATGGGCTGGCTGCCCAGCGCGCCGCAACTGCAGACCAATTCCTTCCAGGTGGTCAAGGACGCCACCGCAGCCGGCATGGACCCCAAGGACTATGTGGTCCAGTCCCTCAAGGACGGCTCGCTCAAGATGAGCTGTGAAGACCCGGACCACCCTGCCAACTGGCCGCGCAACATGTTTGTCTGGCGCTCCAACCTGCTGGGCTCCAGCGGCAAGGGCCATGAATACTTCATGAAGCACCTGCTGGGAACCACCCACGGTGTGCAGGGCAAGGACCTCGGCAAGGACGATGCGAAGCCCGCCGAAGTGCAATGGCACAAGGATGCGCCCGAAGGCAAGCTGGACCTGCTGGTCACGCTGGACTTCCGCATGAGCACCACCTGCCTGTATTCCGACATCGTGCTGCCCACGGCCACCTGGTACGAGAAGAACGACCTCAACACCAGCGACATGCATCCCTTCATCCACCCGCTGTCCACCGCGGTGGACCCGGCCTGGCAGAGCAAGAGCGACTGGGAAATCTACAAGGGCTTTGCCGAAGCCTACAGCAAGGTCTGCGTGGGCCATCTGGGTGTGGAGAAGGAAGTGGTGCTCACGCCGCTGATGCACGACACGCCCTCCGAACTGGCCCAGCCCTTTGGCGTGAAAGACTGGAAGCGCGGCGAGTGCGACCTGATCCCCGGCAAGACGGCGCCGCAGATTGCGGTGATTGAGCGCGACTACCCCAACACCTTCAAACGCTTCACCGCCTTAGGGCCGTTGATGGACAAGGTTGGCAATGGCGGCAAGGGCATAGGCTGGGACACCAAGACCGAAGTCAAACAGTTGGGTGATCTCAATGGCCGTGTGCATGCCGAAGGTGTCACCAAGGGCATGGCCAAGATCGAGAGCGATATTGACGCCTGCGAAGTGGTGCTGCAGCTCGCCCCCGAGACCAACGGTCACGTGGCAGTGAAAGCCTGGGAGGCGCTGAGCAAAATCACCGGACGCGACCATACGCACCTGGCCATCCACCGCGAGGACGAGAAGATCCGCTTCCGCGACATCCAGGCGCAGCCGCGCAAGATCATCTCCAGCCCGACCTGGAGCGGCATCGAGAGTGAGACCGTCTCCTACAACGCGGGCTACACCAATGTGCATGAGCTGATCCCATGGCGCACCCTGACCGGTCGCCAGCACTTCTACCTGGACCATCCGTGGATGATTGCCTTTGGCGAAGGGCTGACCAGCTACCGTCCGCCGGTGGACCTGAAGACCGTGGGCGACATCATGGACCGCAAGCCCAATGGCAACAAGGAAATCTCCTTGAACTTCATCACGCCGCACCAGAAGTGGGGCATCCACAGCACCTACACCGACAACCTGATGATGCTCACGCTCAACCGGGGCGGCCCGGTGATCTGGCTGAGCGAGGATGACGCCAAGGTGGCCGGCATCGTCGACAACGACTGGGTGGAACTCTTCAACACCAACGGCGCCATTGCGGCCCGTGCGGTGGTGAGCCAGCGGGTGAATCCGGGCATGGTGCTGATGTACCACGCGCAGGAGAAGATCATCAACACCCCCGGCGCAGAAATCACCGGCACACGCGGCGGCATCCACAACTCGGTGACCCGTATTGTGACCAAGCCCACGCACATGATCGGCGGCTACGCGCAGTTCAGCTACGGCTTCAACTACTACGGAACCATCGGTACCAACCGCGACGAGTTCGTGGTGGTGCGCAAGATGCGCAAGATCGACTGGCTCGACGGCGAAGCCCCCGCAACTATCCAGGCCTGA
- the narJ gene encoding nitrate reductase molybdenum cofactor assembly chaperone, which translates to MKDNRYSLRALALLLGYPDATLRSHLSELMQAIDQEAAIPAARREELHALAAELNRMDPMDVEARYVETFDRGRATSLHMFEHIHGDSRERGPAMIDLMQTYEKSGLFMAPEELPDHLCVVLEFASTQPAKLAADFLGEMAHILTAIFSALLQRGSPYAAPVAAVLELCGQRVQAVPIVADEAMDDVWQEPEAFDGCSTKGQSKPGEAQPLHFVRKAAASQTQGAPV; encoded by the coding sequence ATGAAAGACAACCGCTATTCCCTGCGTGCCCTGGCTCTGTTGCTGGGCTATCCGGACGCCACCCTGCGCAGCCATCTGAGTGAGCTGATGCAGGCCATTGACCAGGAGGCCGCCATTCCTGCCGCGCGGCGCGAGGAGCTGCACGCCTTGGCTGCAGAGCTCAATCGCATGGACCCCATGGACGTGGAAGCACGCTATGTGGAAACCTTTGACCGGGGCCGTGCCACCTCGCTGCATATGTTTGAGCACATCCATGGTGACTCGCGCGAGCGCGGGCCGGCCATGATCGATCTGATGCAGACCTATGAGAAGTCCGGCCTGTTCATGGCGCCCGAAGAGTTGCCCGACCACCTGTGTGTGGTGCTGGAGTTTGCCTCCACCCAACCGGCTAAACTGGCAGCGGATTTTCTGGGCGAAATGGCGCACATCCTCACCGCCATCTTCAGCGCACTGCTGCAGCGTGGCAGCCCGTATGCCGCACCGGTGGCCGCGGTGCTGGAACTGTGCGGCCAGCGCGTGCAGGCCGTGCCCATTGTGGCGGACGAAGCCATGGACGACGTCTGGCAGGAGCCGGAGGCCTTTGATGGCTGCAGCACCAAAGGACAGTCCAAACCCGGAGAAGCGCAGCCTCTGCACTTTGTGCGCAAGGCAGCCGCCTCGCAAACCCAAGGAGCACCCGTATGA
- a CDS encoding nitroreductase, with product MPDIAGLLSQLLQSRQTILPKRLMAPGPDADQLVRILEAAAHAPDHGQLLPWRLVVIAESERAALGTAFADALAERDPAALPEQLQQARDKAMRAPLLLMLVVEDARGDAEIDLLERVVSAGCAVQNMLLMATALGFASALTSGKALKSSSLRSLFGLGARDHAICFLSVGTAQRAKAARVRPTPDQYVSYLSTESR from the coding sequence ATGCCTGACATTGCCGGTTTGCTTTCCCAACTATTGCAGTCGCGCCAGACCATATTGCCCAAGCGGCTGATGGCGCCTGGACCCGATGCGGATCAACTCGTGCGCATACTGGAAGCCGCAGCGCATGCGCCGGACCATGGGCAGTTGCTGCCCTGGCGTCTGGTCGTCATTGCTGAGTCAGAGCGGGCCGCTTTGGGTACCGCATTTGCCGATGCGCTGGCCGAGCGCGATCCTGCAGCACTGCCGGAGCAGTTGCAGCAAGCGCGCGACAAGGCGATGCGTGCGCCCTTGCTGCTGATGCTGGTGGTGGAAGACGCGCGTGGTGATGCAGAGATCGATCTGCTCGAGCGCGTGGTCTCCGCCGGGTGCGCCGTGCAGAACATGCTGCTGATGGCCACCGCGCTGGGCTTTGCCTCCGCCCTGACCAGCGGCAAGGCCCTGAAGTCATCCAGCCTGCGCAGCCTGTTTGGATTGGGTGCCCGCGACCATGCCATTTGTTTTCTGAGTGTGGGCACGGCCCAGCGCGCCAAGGCGGCGCGTGTCAGGCCGACGCCGGACCAGTACGTGAGCTACTTATCAACGGAGTCCCGATGA
- the narH gene encoding nitrate reductase subunit beta — protein MKIRAQIAMVLNLDKCIGCHTCSVTCKNVWTSRPGMEYAWFNNVETKPGIGYPKEWENQDKWNGGWVRKADGSIEPRQGGKWKLLMRIFSNPNMPQIDDYYEPYTFDYDHLQSAPETKHAPTARPRSLITGKRMEKIEWGPNWEEILGGEFSKRSKDANLANFDQVQKDMVGQFENTFMMYLPRLCEHCLNPACVASCPSGSIYKREDDGIVLIDQDKCRGWRMCVSGCPYKKIYYNWKSGKAEKCIFCYPRIEAGQPTVCSETCVGRIRYLGVVLYDADRIAEAASVKDEKDLYQAQLDIFLNPHDPKVIEQARKDGIPETWLAGARNSPVYKMAVDWKVALPLHPEYRTLPMVWYVPPLSPITSAANAGHIGVNGEIPDIAQMRIPVQYLANLLTAGDTQPVVRALERMLAMRAYQRSKHVDQEQNLAVLEQTGLTVAQVEEMYQIMAIANYEDRFVIPTSHREYAENAFDLRGGCGFSFGNGCSDGASETSLFGGTKPRTIPIKSMV, from the coding sequence ATGAAAATACGCGCCCAAATCGCCATGGTGCTGAACCTGGACAAGTGCATCGGTTGCCACACCTGTTCGGTCACCTGCAAGAACGTCTGGACCAGCCGCCCCGGCATGGAGTACGCCTGGTTCAACAACGTGGAGACCAAGCCCGGCATTGGCTACCCCAAGGAGTGGGAAAACCAGGACAAATGGAACGGAGGCTGGGTTCGCAAGGCCGACGGCTCCATCGAGCCGCGCCAGGGCGGCAAGTGGAAGCTGCTCATGCGCATCTTCTCCAACCCCAACATGCCGCAGATTGACGACTACTACGAACCCTACACCTTCGACTACGACCACCTGCAGTCGGCACCCGAGACCAAGCACGCACCCACCGCCCGTCCGCGCAGCCTGATCACCGGCAAGCGCATGGAGAAAATCGAGTGGGGCCCCAATTGGGAGGAAATCCTGGGCGGCGAATTCAGCAAGCGCAGCAAGGACGCCAACCTGGCCAACTTCGACCAGGTGCAAAAGGACATGGTCGGCCAGTTCGAGAACACCTTCATGATGTACCTGCCGCGCCTGTGCGAACACTGCCTGAACCCGGCCTGCGTGGCGTCCTGCCCCAGCGGCTCCATCTACAAGCGCGAAGACGACGGCATCGTGCTGATCGACCAGGACAAGTGCCGCGGCTGGCGCATGTGCGTCTCGGGCTGCCCCTACAAGAAGATCTACTACAACTGGAAGAGCGGCAAGGCCGAGAAGTGCATCTTCTGCTATCCGCGCATCGAAGCCGGTCAGCCCACGGTGTGTTCGGAAACCTGCGTGGGCCGCATCCGCTATCTGGGCGTGGTGTTGTATGACGCCGATCGCATTGCCGAAGCTGCCAGCGTCAAGGACGAGAAGGACCTGTACCAGGCGCAACTGGACATCTTCCTCAACCCCCATGACCCCAAGGTGATCGAGCAGGCGCGCAAGGACGGCATTCCGGAAACCTGGCTGGCTGGCGCCCGCAACAGCCCGGTCTACAAGATGGCGGTGGACTGGAAGGTGGCGCTGCCGCTGCATCCTGAGTACCGCACGCTGCCCATGGTCTGGTATGTGCCGCCGCTCTCGCCCATTACCTCCGCAGCCAATGCCGGCCACATTGGCGTGAACGGCGAGATTCCTGACATCGCGCAGATGCGCATCCCGGTGCAGTACCTGGCCAATCTGCTTACCGCTGGCGACACCCAGCCCGTGGTGCGCGCCCTGGAGCGCATGCTGGCCATGCGTGCCTACCAGCGCAGCAAGCATGTGGACCAGGAACAGAACCTGGCCGTGCTGGAGCAAACCGGTCTGACCGTGGCGCAGGTGGAGGAGATGTACCAGATCATGGCCATCGCCAACTACGAAGACCGCTTCGTGATTCCGACTTCGCACCGCGAGTACGCAGAGAACGCCTTTGATCTGCGCGGTGGCTGTGGCTTCTCGTTTGGCAACGGCTGCTCCGATGGAGCCTCCGAGACCAGTCTATTTGGCGGAACCAAGCCAAGAACCATCCCCATCAAATCCATGGTCTAA